The Verrucomicrobiota bacterium region ATGCGTTTTGAGTTTGGAAAGTAAGGTTGCATATCCAAAGATGATCAAATGGTGACGCCACTTTCTCATGTTTTTTTCAGAGCCTTTTTCAGTTTCTTCTTCGGACTGTTCGCGTTTTATTTTCTTACCTGGGCTATATTAGCTTCTACGGTGCCAGATGCTTATTCCGTTGTTCGTTTTGGAGGTAGTACCATTCTCAGTGGTATCGGTTCAATTTATTTCATTATCCTTTATCAAAAGAGCGATGCATACCTTCCTAAAACCCAATCTATTCTCTTTTACTCCACCATGGCCTTTTTTTCAGTTTTTATGGGCATAGTTTTGTATTTCCACATCGAATCATATCAGGCGATTCCGGATCGAATGAGAATCCCAACTCAGGTTCTAGCCGTTCTTGTCTATTTTGTTTTCTTTGTGTTCTCCCTTATCCGCGTATCGGAATCGCGCTTTCTTCCCTCGTTGAGCAAAAGCCGAGTCTCCAATGAAAGGGTGAAATAATTGGAGATGGAATCGCTGCAATTACTTCACGTTTTAAAAAGAGCCTTTCTCAACAACATCTCCTGGTTGAAGGCCTCACAGACGTGTCGTTATAGATTTGAAACTCTAGGTGTTTGCGAATTTCGCCCAGAGTTTAAAGTTACCGCTCATTCTCATAAAAATTATGAAGTGGGGTTGGCGTTGCATGGAACTGGAGAGTTAGTTTTCGGAGGCGACCTCAAACGGCTGGAGCCAGGCGGGTTGTATCTGATTGAGCCTGGAACTACCCATCGTTTATCGGCCTCCCCAAATGAAGCTTTTTCAGCCCTCATTATAACTATCACTCCTGAACCTTTTTTACCCGAATCTGCAGCCGAACCAATCCCCGGGATCAGCTCTTCAAGACTCCTTGATGCTAGCGGAATCGAAAAGATTGTTTTCGCCAGGGCAGAATTAATTAGAGTGAAAATGCCGGACCCTGTATCACTTAGTTTGTTTGTCCGTTACCTCGGTTTTGAAATGCTCACACTTTTATCACATGGCAATTCCCCAGATGCTTGGTCTTTAACAGATCGTGCAATCAGGTATATCGAAGACCTTCTACCTGGAAAGCTTGACCTAACCAGCATGGCGCCAGACTTGGGGGCATCTGAAAGGACTCTCCGGCGGCATTTTCAAAAGGAACAAGGAAAGTCTATTTCTGAGTACCTTGGCGAACGTCGCATGGTGCTGGCCGAACGATATTTATCACTCCACCTTGCGGTGTCCGATGTTGCTCGAATGGTCGGATTCGAGTCCACGAGTCAGTTGTCTCGCTTGTTCCAGAAACAGAAGGGAATCACACCCAAAGGGTGGCAAAAAACGATCGCGCCAACTCGAAGGATAGTAAGGCCGAAATGCTAATTGCTATCCTCTTCGTTTGATTATTGGGAGGACTTTCAAAAAATATGTCCGCGGGAAAAGCAGAACGGTTAAAAGTGGGTTGCCCGGTTTGGGCTCATAGTCCTTGGGTGGGAAAATTCTTTTCTTCCGATGCCAAGCGGTCCGACTTCCTTCCTCAATATGGAAGTGTCTTTAAAGCGGTAGAGGGGAACTCTTCATTCTACGGCCTGCCATCAAAGGACACCATTAAGCGTTGGAACGAAGAAGCTCAACCTGACTTTGAGTTTTGCTTCAAATTTCCAAGAATCGTAAGCCATGATTTGTTGCTGAGAAATGCGGAGAAAGAAACGGTCAAATTTATCAAAAGAGTCGAACCTCTTGGACCTCACCTGGGGTCATTTTTTCTTCAGCTACCTTCTCATTTTGAACCACGTCACCTTGAGTATCTAATCGCTTTTTTAAAACGCCTGCCAAGCGATTACACATTTGCGGTCGAAGTTCGAAATCCTCGATTCTTCGAGGGGAGTAGTGATGAGCATGATTTCGATCGAGCGCTTTCAGATCTCAAAGTGGATCGAGTTATTTTCGATACCAGAGCTCTCTTTGCTGGCAAAGCTGAGGATGAGGACACTGAAGACGCGCAACGGAGAAAGCCACGACTACCCGTCTCAAAAACAGCCACTGCTTCGCGGCCTTTCATCCGTTTTGTCGGGCATCCAACAATGAAGCTAACTGAGATGTACCTTAAAGAATGGGTGGATCCGGTTTTGCAATGGCTTGACCAAGGTTTACAACCTTACTTTTTTACTCACATGCCCGACGATTTATATGCTCCGGATCTTGGAAGACGCTTTACTCAGCTGCTGTCCGACGCGGGCCTTGACCTGGAGATTCCAAAATGGCCGTTCGAACTGGAGCCAACAAAACCCGAGCAGATGGATCTTTTCTGATGACCGACCTTCCAAATAACCAATCCGACAATCATTGGCGAAAAAAGAGGCGACGGAGTAGTTCGTCGCAAAGTCGTTCCAGAAAGCGCTGCGGGTTACGGATGCATTGGTTTAGTAGAAAACTTTTTTTTCGGTTAGGCTTTATTGCGGCTGCGTGTGCTCTTGCGGGCTGGTTGCTATTTTTTGTTGTTCTGCGTCCAAAGCTGCAATGGAGCGAAGAAATCTTCAGGGGAGTTTACTATTCTTGTCTTGAAATTCCTACGGATTACGGAAGTGGAAAAGCGATGATTGCGGAGATCTACTGGGATGAGCCCGGGGTCGAATTGTTTTTCAGAAAACCCCGTCCCTCATACTCGACTAAGCGGCATTTTACCTTACTTCCTGCGGACGCTTTATTGGTGCAGCATGATTTAAGTATTCTCATGAATTCGACCCGGTATTTACCTGGAGAATGGTGGAAAAGTTACCCACTAAGGGAAGTCGATTCTCTTGAAACTCTTGTCTGGGATGGCGAATTCACCCATTTACATAAAAATTCCTACATGTTTGGTTGGGACGAAGCAGGGGAATTCCACTTTGAGGCCCAAAAGCCACCCAGACTTGAATTTCTCGCTAAGTTGAAA contains the following coding sequences:
- a CDS encoding AraC family transcriptional regulator, with the protein product MESLQLLHVLKRAFLNNISWLKASQTCRYRFETLGVCEFRPEFKVTAHSHKNYEVGLALHGTGELVFGGDLKRLEPGGLYLIEPGTTHRLSASPNEAFSALIITITPEPFLPESAAEPIPGISSSRLLDASGIEKIVFARAELIRVKMPDPVSLSLFVRYLGFEMLTLLSHGNSPDAWSLTDRAIRYIEDLLPGKLDLTSMAPDLGASERTLRRHFQKEQGKSISEYLGERRMVLAERYLSLHLAVSDVARMVGFESTSQLSRLFQKQKGITPKGWQKTIAPTRRIVRPKC
- a CDS encoding DUF72 domain-containing protein produces the protein MSAGKAERLKVGCPVWAHSPWVGKFFSSDAKRSDFLPQYGSVFKAVEGNSSFYGLPSKDTIKRWNEEAQPDFEFCFKFPRIVSHDLLLRNAEKETVKFIKRVEPLGPHLGSFFLQLPSHFEPRHLEYLIAFLKRLPSDYTFAVEVRNPRFFEGSSDEHDFDRALSDLKVDRVIFDTRALFAGKAEDEDTEDAQRRKPRLPVSKTATASRPFIRFVGHPTMKLTEMYLKEWVDPVLQWLDQGLQPYFFTHMPDDLYAPDLGRRFTQLLSDAGLDLEIPKWPFELEPTKPEQMDLF
- a CDS encoding phosphodiester glycosidase family protein, which produces MHWFSRKLFFRLGFIAAACALAGWLLFFVVLRPKLQWSEEIFRGVYYSCLEIPTDYGSGKAMIAEIYWDEPGVELFFRKPRPSYSTKRHFTLLPADALLVQHDLSILMNSTRYLPGEWWKSYPLREVDSLETLVWDGEFTHLHKNSYMFGWDEAGEFHFEAQKPPRLEFLAKLKWGLGVQSISITNGEIRSAAINQNHFRDARTFLGIDPEKKKIWFMVFDKISEHGMNEMAQAAGVIVGGQLDASDASTMIIGSGAKGVFPFIGIRGRRPLGPIMGIRAEKISRD